A window of the Haloarcula litorea genome harbors these coding sequences:
- a CDS encoding DUF5784 family protein: protein MAGPLRFRYSTERWSEDRVRRDLLSPLDDAFGAELTGPWYAPPDGWAARRLEMDNGDLALFCWNGQAAYWLGNTETPEPLWRTNKRTFDEAPDDIAEWGQRELRGQLAVEAPWLTEYEALADFFLPVLLSKDGRESTRKFFRDHAAGFPDADRDASLSFYDDFLSTGVLDDHRYTMASKLGTSQGFDLTRMRATMGEFNAAKLLVDAGNDIVPEVELDSGHSVDFRVDDTLVEVTRPRPPTRRQANTAVGALKASGDAKTRDQLAAHPGAVLAVDCTSFRDDEWRRVLGEQPSVGYEPLVVFRYRPDGTVDGYSRGSVPFALPF from the coding sequence GTGGCTGGCCCGCTTCGATTCAGATACTCGACCGAGCGCTGGAGCGAGGACCGCGTCCGGCGCGACCTCCTCTCGCCGCTGGACGACGCTTTCGGTGCCGAACTCACCGGCCCCTGGTACGCCCCGCCCGACGGCTGGGCGGCCCGGCGGCTGGAGATGGACAACGGCGACCTCGCGCTGTTCTGCTGGAACGGCCAGGCCGCCTACTGGCTGGGCAACACCGAGACGCCCGAGCCGCTGTGGCGGACGAACAAACGGACCTTCGACGAGGCCCCCGACGACATCGCCGAGTGGGGCCAGCGCGAACTGCGCGGCCAGCTCGCCGTCGAGGCCCCCTGGCTCACCGAGTACGAGGCACTCGCGGACTTCTTCCTCCCGGTGCTGCTCTCGAAGGACGGCCGCGAGTCCACCCGGAAGTTCTTCCGGGACCACGCCGCGGGCTTCCCGGACGCCGACCGCGACGCCAGCCTCTCGTTCTACGACGACTTCCTTTCGACGGGCGTGCTGGACGACCACCGCTACACGATGGCGAGCAAACTGGGGACCAGCCAGGGGTTCGACCTCACCCGGATGCGGGCGACGATGGGGGAGTTCAACGCCGCGAAGCTGCTGGTCGACGCCGGCAACGACATCGTCCCCGAGGTGGAGCTGGACTCGGGCCACTCCGTCGACTTCCGGGTCGACGACACCCTCGTCGAGGTGACCCGGCCCCGGCCGCCGACCCGGCGACAGGCCAACACCGCCGTCGGCGCGCTCAAGGCGTCGGGCGACGCCAAGACCCGCGACCAGCTGGCGGCCCACCCCGGCGCGGTGCTGGCCGTCGACTGCACCTCCTTCCGGGACGACGAGTGGCGGCGCGTGCTCGGCGAGCAGCCCAGCGTCGGCTACGAGCCGCTCGTCGTCTTCCGGTACCGCCCCGACGGGACCGTCGACGGGTACTCCCGCGGGTCGGTCCCGTTCGCACTGCCGTTCTAG
- a CDS encoding helicase C-terminal domain-containing protein: MYPARIHDEFPAPEYRGNQRQALSDVREAFEAGNDVVLVRAPTGSGKSLLARAIAGCARTAGEAAAEQVFDAYYTTPQVSQLDDVAEDDLLSDLSVIRGKNNYDCILPGETDTPVNQAPCVREREFDCQVKHRCPYFSDRAIASNRRIAAMTLAYFMQTAGSDVFGKRDVVVIDEAHGLGEWAEMYATIDLSPETIPLWGELDVPDLDGLDDAVDFAERVEGVAERRLTELRQQAELAPEEVAERDSLNTLRGDLQWFQEDYRDPDSATTWVVDQSEDGPVTIKPMNPERYLSHTVWERGNRFALLSATILSKDAFCANVGLDPDDVALVEVPHTFPVEHRPLYDVTRGKMTYEHREETLPAIARTLVRVMARHPDEKGLVHCHSYAIQEQLRDLLDELGVGTRVRDHDREGRDAALAAWKRSSDPDVFLSVKMEEALDLEGDLCRWQVVCKAPYPNTNDSRVARRLEDGQWGWYYRTALRTVIQACGRVVRAPDDHGATYLADASLLDLFERASHDTPDWFAEQVARMTTPDLPEFAPDRAVAGVSESSRRRRERSGSRSGGSHPLSDVWD, from the coding sequence GTGTACCCGGCGCGGATCCACGACGAGTTCCCGGCCCCCGAGTACCGCGGGAACCAGCGGCAGGCCCTCTCGGACGTCCGCGAGGCCTTCGAGGCCGGCAACGACGTCGTCCTCGTGCGCGCGCCGACCGGCAGCGGCAAGTCCCTGCTGGCGCGGGCCATCGCCGGCTGTGCCCGGACCGCCGGCGAGGCCGCCGCCGAACAGGTCTTCGACGCCTACTACACGACGCCGCAGGTCTCCCAGCTGGACGACGTCGCCGAGGACGACCTGCTCTCGGACCTCTCGGTCATCCGCGGGAAGAACAACTACGACTGCATCCTCCCGGGCGAGACCGACACCCCGGTCAATCAGGCTCCCTGCGTCCGCGAGCGGGAGTTCGACTGTCAGGTGAAACACCGGTGCCCGTACTTCTCGGACCGCGCCATCGCCTCGAACCGCCGGATCGCCGCGATGACGCTGGCGTACTTCATGCAGACCGCCGGCAGCGATGTCTTCGGCAAGCGTGACGTGGTCGTGATCGACGAGGCCCACGGCCTGGGCGAGTGGGCCGAGATGTACGCGACCATCGACCTCTCGCCGGAGACCATCCCGCTGTGGGGAGAGCTGGACGTGCCCGACCTCGACGGCCTCGACGACGCCGTCGACTTCGCCGAGCGCGTCGAGGGCGTCGCCGAGCGCCGGCTGACGGAACTGCGGCAACAGGCGGAGCTGGCCCCGGAGGAGGTCGCCGAGCGGGACTCCCTGAACACGCTCCGGGGCGACCTCCAGTGGTTCCAGGAGGACTACCGCGACCCCGACAGCGCCACGACCTGGGTCGTCGACCAGAGCGAGGACGGTCCGGTCACGATCAAGCCGATGAACCCCGAGCGGTACCTCTCACACACCGTCTGGGAGCGGGGCAACAGGTTCGCGCTGCTGTCGGCGACCATCCTGAGCAAGGACGCCTTCTGTGCCAACGTCGGCCTCGACCCCGACGACGTGGCCCTGGTGGAGGTCCCCCACACGTTCCCCGTCGAGCACCGCCCGCTGTACGACGTGACCCGGGGGAAGATGACCTACGAGCACCGCGAGGAGACCCTGCCGGCCATCGCCCGCACGCTCGTCCGGGTGATGGCCCGCCACCCCGACGAGAAGGGGCTGGTCCACTGCCACTCCTACGCCATCCAGGAGCAACTGCGGGACCTGCTCGACGAGCTGGGCGTCGGAACCAGGGTGCGCGACCACGACAGGGAGGGCCGCGACGCCGCGCTGGCGGCCTGGAAGCGCAGTTCCGACCCGGACGTGTTCCTCTCGGTGAAGATGGAGGAGGCGCTGGACCTGGAGGGCGATCTCTGCCGCTGGCAGGTCGTCTGCAAGGCCCCCTACCCCAACACCAACGACTCCCGGGTCGCCCGGCGACTGGAGGACGGCCAGTGGGGCTGGTACTACCGGACGGCGCTGCGGACGGTCATCCAGGCCTGCGGGCGGGTCGTCCGCGCGCCCGACGACCACGGCGCGACCTACCTCGCGGACGCCTCGCTGCTGGACCTCTTCGAGCGCGCGAGCCACGACACCCCCGACTGGTTCGCCGAGCAGGTCGCCCGGATGACGACGCCGGATCTGCCCGAGTTCGCCCCGGACCGGGCCGTCGCGGGCGTCTCCGAGAGCTCGCGCCGCCGCCGGGAGCGGTCGGGGTCGCGCTCGGGCGGCAGCCACCCGCTCTCGGACGTGTGGGACTAG
- a CDS encoding replication factor C small subunit encodes MSEAESESRAGREEVWIEKYRPQTLDEVMGHEDIVGRLQSYVDRNDLSHFLFSGPAGVGKTTCASAIARELYGEDWQEHFLELNASDERGIDVVRDRIKNFARTSFGGHEYRIIFLDEADALTSDAQSALRRTMEQFSNNVRFILSCNYSSQIIDPIQSRCAVFRFSPLSDDAVADEIRHIAAQEGIEMTDEGLDALVYAADGDMRKAINGLQAASVSGDVVDEQAVYAITSTARPEEIHEMVQSALDGDFTAARATLDRLLTEEGIAGGDVIDQLHRSVWEFDVDDADAVRILERVGETDYRITRGANERVQLEAMLASLAQPE; translated from the coding sequence ATGAGCGAGGCCGAGTCCGAGTCGCGGGCGGGACGCGAAGAGGTGTGGATCGAGAAGTACCGACCGCAGACCCTGGACGAGGTGATGGGCCACGAGGACATCGTGGGGCGACTGCAGAGCTACGTCGACCGCAACGACCTGAGCCACTTCCTGTTCAGCGGGCCGGCCGGCGTCGGGAAGACGACCTGCGCCTCGGCGATCGCCCGCGAGCTGTACGGCGAGGACTGGCAGGAGCACTTCCTCGAGCTGAACGCCTCCGACGAGCGGGGGATCGACGTGGTCCGGGACCGCATCAAGAACTTCGCCCGGACGAGCTTCGGCGGCCACGAGTACCGCATCATCTTCCTCGACGAGGCCGACGCGCTCACCAGCGACGCCCAGTCTGCGCTGCGCCGGACGATGGAGCAGTTCTCGAACAACGTCCGGTTCATCCTCTCGTGTAACTACTCCAGCCAGATCATCGACCCGATCCAGTCCCGGTGTGCCGTCTTCCGGTTCTCGCCGCTGTCGGACGACGCCGTCGCGGACGAGATCCGCCACATCGCAGCGCAGGAGGGCATCGAGATGACCGACGAGGGGCTGGACGCGCTGGTGTACGCCGCCGACGGCGACATGCGCAAGGCCATCAACGGGCTGCAGGCGGCCTCGGTCAGCGGCGACGTGGTCGACGAACAGGCCGTCTACGCCATCACCTCGACCGCCCGGCCGGAGGAGATCCACGAGATGGTCCAGTCGGCGCTGGACGGTGACTTCACCGCGGCGCGGGCGACGCTGGACCGTCTGCTCACCGAGGAGGGGATCGCCGGCGGCGACGTCATCGACCAGCTCCACCGCTCGGTGTGGGAGTTCGACGTCGACGACGCCGACGCGGTCCGCATCCTCGAACGGGTCGGGGAGACCGACTACCGCATCACCCGCGGGGCCAACGAGCGGGTCCAGCTGGAGGCGATGCTCGCCTCGCTCGCCCAGCCCGAGTGA
- the alaS gene encoding alanine--tRNA ligase, protein MSDLSEAYQLDYFDEAGFTRQECAECGDVFWARTERATCGEPPCAAYDFIDDPGFAEEYSLSEMREAFLSFFEERGHTRIDPYPVAANRWRDDVLLTQASIYDFQPLVTSGTTPPPANPLCISQPCIRMQDIDNVGKTGRHTMAFEMMAHHAFNAKEDVEDPEEYAYEGEVYWKEETVAYCVELFEELGADADELTLIEDPWVGGGNAGPAFEVIYEGAELATLVFMSLEQDPDGEYEMKDGNRYSEMDTYVVDTGYGLERWTWVSQGTPTVYEAVYPDTIDFLKDNAGVELTDEEEAVVHNAAKLAGRMDIDEAEDIEAERDTIAAEVGVTVAELRELMGPLEDIYAIADHCRTLAYMLGDGIVPSNVGTGYLARMVLRRTKRLVDGVGVDAPLDELVDMQAERLGYENRDTVRDIVRTEVEKYRETLDRGGRRVRQLADEYADRDEPIPTEELVELYDSHGIQPDMVEEIAAERGAGVDVPDDFYSVVAERHGGGAAEAESEGVPYADRLAELPDTDRLYYEDQQRMEFEAVVLEVFDRDDDRYDVVLDQTMFYPEGGGQPPDHGTLSTDDVTAEVTDVQRHDGVILHTTDTDPGKGEFVRGQVDAARRKRLMQHHTATHIVVHSARQVLGDHVRQAGAQKGVDSSRIDLRHYESVSREQVKEIERVANDLVQDNVPVTQEWPDRNEAEAEHGFDLYQGGIPAGEQIRLIRVADDVQACGGTHVARTGDIGVVKLLGTERIQDGVIRLTFAAGDAAVEATQRTEDALYEAAEVLDVAPEEVPETAGRFFDEWKARGKEIEDLKEQLAEARASGGADTEEVDVGGTTAVVQRIDADMDELRAQANALVEQGRIAVLGSGADGAQFVVAVPDGVEVDAGEVVGELAGRVGGGGGGPADFAQGGGPDGDALEDALAAAPEILRSVANV, encoded by the coding sequence ATGAGCGACCTCTCCGAGGCCTACCAACTCGACTACTTCGACGAGGCGGGGTTCACCCGCCAGGAGTGTGCGGAGTGTGGGGACGTCTTCTGGGCCCGCACGGAGCGTGCGACCTGCGGGGAACCGCCCTGTGCGGCGTACGACTTCATCGACGACCCCGGCTTCGCCGAGGAGTACTCGCTGTCCGAGATGCGCGAGGCGTTCCTCTCGTTCTTCGAGGAGCGTGGCCACACCCGTATCGACCCCTATCCCGTCGCCGCCAACCGCTGGCGCGACGACGTCTTGCTGACCCAGGCGTCGATCTACGACTTCCAGCCCCTGGTCACGTCGGGGACGACGCCCCCGCCCGCGAACCCCCTCTGTATCTCCCAGCCCTGCATCCGGATGCAGGACATCGACAACGTGGGCAAGACCGGCCGACACACGATGGCCTTCGAGATGATGGCCCACCACGCGTTCAACGCGAAGGAGGACGTCGAGGACCCCGAGGAGTACGCCTACGAGGGCGAGGTCTACTGGAAGGAGGAGACCGTCGCGTACTGCGTCGAGCTGTTCGAGGAACTCGGGGCCGACGCCGACGAACTCACGCTCATCGAGGACCCGTGGGTCGGCGGCGGCAACGCCGGGCCGGCCTTCGAGGTGATCTACGAGGGCGCGGAGCTGGCGACGCTGGTCTTCATGTCCTTAGAGCAGGACCCCGACGGCGAGTACGAGATGAAGGACGGCAACCGCTACTCGGAGATGGACACCTACGTCGTCGACACCGGCTACGGGCTGGAGCGGTGGACCTGGGTCTCCCAGGGCACCCCGACCGTCTACGAGGCGGTCTACCCCGACACGATCGACTTCCTCAAGGACAACGCCGGCGTCGAACTCACGGACGAGGAGGAGGCGGTCGTCCACAACGCCGCCAAACTCGCGGGCCGGATGGACATCGACGAGGCCGAGGACATCGAGGCCGAGCGCGACACCATCGCCGCCGAGGTGGGCGTGACCGTCGCGGAGCTGCGCGAGCTGATGGGGCCGCTGGAGGACATCTACGCCATCGCCGACCACTGCCGGACGCTGGCGTACATGCTCGGCGACGGCATCGTCCCCTCGAACGTCGGCACCGGCTACCTCGCGCGGATGGTCCTCCGGCGGACCAAGCGGCTGGTCGACGGCGTCGGCGTCGACGCGCCGCTTGACGAACTGGTCGACATGCAGGCCGAGCGGCTGGGCTACGAGAACCGCGACACCGTCCGGGACATCGTCCGCACGGAGGTCGAGAAGTACCGCGAGACCCTCGATCGGGGCGGCCGGCGCGTGCGCCAGCTGGCCGACGAGTACGCCGACCGGGACGAACCCATCCCGACCGAGGAGCTGGTCGAGCTGTACGACTCCCACGGCATCCAGCCCGACATGGTCGAGGAGATCGCGGCCGAGCGCGGGGCCGGCGTGGACGTGCCCGACGACTTCTACTCCGTGGTCGCCGAGCGCCACGGCGGCGGCGCGGCCGAGGCCGAGAGCGAGGGCGTCCCCTACGCCGACCGGCTGGCCGAGCTGCCCGACACCGACCGGCTCTACTACGAGGACCAGCAGCGGATGGAGTTCGAGGCCGTCGTCCTGGAGGTGTTCGACCGCGACGACGACCGCTACGACGTGGTGCTCGACCAGACGATGTTCTACCCCGAGGGCGGGGGTCAGCCCCCGGACCACGGGACGCTGTCGACCGACGACGTGACCGCCGAGGTGACCGACGTCCAGCGCCACGACGGCGTCATCCTGCACACGACCGACACGGACCCCGGGAAGGGGGAGTTCGTCCGCGGGCAGGTCGACGCCGCCCGCCGGAAGCGGCTGATGCAACACCACACCGCGACCCACATCGTCGTCCACAGCGCCCGGCAGGTGCTGGGCGACCACGTCCGGCAGGCCGGCGCACAGAAGGGCGTCGACTCCTCGCGCATCGACCTGCGCCACTACGAGTCGGTCTCCCGCGAGCAGGTCAAGGAGATCGAGCGGGTCGCCAACGACCTCGTACAGGACAACGTCCCCGTGACCCAGGAGTGGCCCGACCGCAACGAGGCCGAGGCCGAACACGGCTTCGACCTCTACCAGGGCGGCATCCCGGCCGGCGAGCAGATCCGGCTCATCAGGGTCGCCGATGACGTCCAGGCCTGCGGTGGCACCCACGTCGCCCGCACCGGCGACATCGGCGTCGTCAAGCTGCTGGGCACCGAGCGGATCCAGGACGGGGTCATCCGGCTGACGTTCGCGGCCGGCGACGCGGCCGTCGAGGCGACCCAGCGGACCGAGGACGCCCTCTACGAGGCCGCCGAGGTGCTGGACGTGGCCCCCGAGGAGGTGCCCGAGACGGCCGGGCGGTTCTTCGACGAGTGGAAGGCCCGCGGCAAGGAGATCGAGGACCTCAAGGAACAACTGGCCGAGGCCCGCGCCTCGGGCGGGGCCGACACCGAGGAGGTCGACGTGGGCGGCACCACGGCGGTCGTCCAGCGCATCGACGCCGACATGGACGAGCTCCGGGCCCAGGCCAACGCACTGGTCGAGCAGGGCCGGATCGCGGTGCTGGGGTCGGGTGCCGACGGCGCGCAGTTCGTCGTGGCCGTCCCCGACGGCGTCGAGGTCGACGCGGGCGAGGTGGTCGGCGAGCTGGCCGGTCGGGTCGGCGGCGGCGGCGGCGGCCCCGCCGACTTCGCACAGGGCGGTGGCCCCGACGGCGACGCGCTCGAGGACGCCCTCGCCGCCGCGCCCGAGATCCTCCGGTCGGTCGCGAACGTCTGA
- the samp2 gene encoding ubiquitin-like small modifier protein SAMP2, with translation MDVTVEVAGEGTHELTVGGDATYADLVAQLDLSPHEVSVVVDDRTVPTDQPVDADHVRVVRLIKGG, from the coding sequence ATGGACGTGACCGTCGAGGTGGCCGGCGAGGGGACCCACGAACTCACGGTCGGCGGGGACGCCACCTACGCCGACCTCGTGGCGCAACTGGACCTCTCGCCCCACGAGGTGTCCGTGGTCGTCGACGACCGGACGGTGCCGACGGACCAGCCCGTCGACGCCGACCACGTGCGCGTGGTCCGGCTCATCAAGGGGGGCTGA
- a CDS encoding YkgJ family cysteine cluster protein translates to MEVDCEGCAGCCVDWRPLSDAPIDHERRGPFEPLDDASNLVPLRRGEVRAFVDAGYGDALRPRLWTTADDDRSVTVGGVDLAAVDGRPVFFVGLRKPPKPVAPFDADPSWLRTCVFLDPTTLQCRIHDDDLYPDACSTYPGENLVLDVETECERVERVHGGERLLDDEPPDVTPLFGPAALGERLFAHPEPERIADAVARFRDRTTTRADRAEFVAVAAASSPGTLAVEDRRYERTREAVIDADSWAGGAIDEWRARAAGLGEPAPEPDAAETVEDGRGVPPTPGW, encoded by the coding sequence ATGGAGGTCGACTGCGAGGGGTGTGCGGGCTGCTGTGTCGACTGGCGACCGCTGAGCGACGCACCGATCGACCACGAGCGCCGCGGTCCCTTCGAGCCGCTCGACGACGCGTCCAACCTCGTCCCGCTCCGGCGCGGAGAGGTGCGGGCGTTCGTCGACGCCGGCTACGGCGACGCGCTCCGCCCCCGCCTGTGGACGACCGCGGACGACGACCGCAGCGTCACCGTCGGCGGCGTGGACCTGGCGGCCGTCGACGGCCGTCCCGTCTTCTTCGTCGGCCTGCGCAAGCCGCCGAAACCGGTCGCACCCTTCGACGCCGACCCGTCGTGGCTGCGGACCTGCGTCTTCCTCGACCCGACGACGCTCCAGTGTCGGATCCACGACGACGACCTGTACCCCGACGCCTGTTCGACCTACCCCGGCGAGAACCTCGTGCTGGACGTGGAGACGGAGTGCGAGCGGGTCGAGCGGGTCCACGGCGGGGAGCGCCTGCTGGACGACGAACCGCCGGACGTGACGCCGCTGTTCGGGCCGGCGGCGCTGGGCGAGCGGCTGTTCGCCCACCCCGAGCCGGAGCGGATCGCCGACGCCGTCGCCCGCTTTCGCGACCGGACGACGACGCGGGCGGACCGCGCGGAGTTCGTCGCCGTCGCCGCCGCGTCCAGTCCGGGGACGCTCGCGGTCGAGGACCGCCGGTACGAGCGGACCCGGGAAGCGGTGATTGATGCCGACTCCTGGGCCGGCGGAGCCATCGACGAGTGGCGTGCTCGTGCGGCCGGGCTCGGGGAGCCAGCCCCCGAACCGGACGCGGCCGAGACTGTCGAGGACGGTCGGGGTGTGCCCCCGACGCCCGGCTGGTGA
- a CDS encoding NAD(P)H-binding protein has translation MHVLVTGATGFVGGHLVPELLAAGHDVRALVRDPAAYDAPPGVEVVTGDLLDPASLAGAFDGVDAAFYLVHSMCGGDGYAERDRRAARNFRTAADGAGVDRVVYLGGLGDDDDLRSKHLKSRREVEHVLDEGDYDLTTLRAAIVIGTGSASFRLVRELTERLPVMFTPRWVRTECQPIAIDDVLTYLLGVVETPETAGETYEIGGPEVLTYAEILRRTGRVMHGREPRIVPIPIISPRLSALAIAATTDVPSTVARALIHGLKTPVVVRDDRIDDVVPVSPTPFETAVERALDGTRPDGGVRERADELVADGGRR, from the coding sequence ATGCACGTGCTGGTGACCGGCGCGACCGGGTTCGTGGGGGGCCACCTCGTCCCCGAGCTCCTGGCGGCCGGCCACGACGTCCGCGCCCTCGTCCGGGACCCCGCGGCCTACGACGCCCCGCCCGGCGTCGAGGTGGTGACCGGGGACCTGCTGGACCCGGCGAGCCTCGCCGGCGCGTTCGACGGCGTCGACGCCGCGTTCTACCTCGTCCACTCGATGTGCGGGGGAGACGGGTACGCCGAGCGCGACCGCCGCGCCGCGCGGAACTTCCGAACGGCCGCCGACGGGGCCGGCGTCGACAGGGTGGTCTACCTCGGCGGTCTCGGCGACGACGACGACCTCCGCTCGAAACACCTCAAGTCCCGCCGGGAGGTCGAACACGTCCTGGACGAGGGCGACTACGACCTGACGACCCTGCGGGCCGCCATCGTCATCGGTACGGGGAGCGCGAGCTTCCGGCTCGTCCGCGAGCTGACCGAGCGCCTCCCGGTGATGTTCACGCCCCGCTGGGTCCGGACGGAGTGCCAGCCCATCGCCATCGACGACGTGCTGACCTACCTGCTGGGCGTCGTCGAGACCCCCGAGACGGCGGGCGAGACCTACGAGATCGGCGGCCCGGAGGTGCTGACCTACGCCGAGATCCTCCGCCGGACCGGCCGCGTGATGCACGGCCGGGAGCCGCGCATCGTCCCCATCCCGATCATCAGCCCGCGGCTCTCGGCGCTGGCAATCGCGGCGACCACGGACGTCCCCTCGACGGTCGCGCGGGCGCTCATCCACGGGCTGAAGACGCCGGTGGTCGTCCGCGACGACCGCATCGACGACGTCGTCCCGGTGTCGCCGACCCCCTTCGAGACGGCCGTCGAGCGCGCGCTCGACGGGACGCGGCCGGACGGCGGCGTTCGCGAACGGGCCGACGAGCTCGTCGCCGACGGGGGCCGGCGATGA
- a CDS encoding DUF7561 family protein has translation MASRTCDGCGAEVSIAGGIANIWTQESRPTEGIVLELADGTEHFLCYDCIDRLPDDEVTAADVAALADEHA, from the coding sequence ATGGCCTCCCGGACCTGCGACGGCTGTGGCGCGGAGGTGTCCATCGCCGGCGGCATCGCCAACATCTGGACACAGGAGAGCCGGCCCACCGAAGGCATCGTGCTGGAGCTCGCCGACGGTACCGAGCACTTCCTCTGTTACGACTGCATCGACCGCCTGCCCGACGACGAGGTGACGGCGGCGGACGTCGCGGCGCTGGCGGACGAACACGCCTGA
- a CDS encoding DUF5786 family protein, which translates to MSMGAYDDDEHERRERKNAEVDLSEDDDRTTYEGDVSYDGGESTDELLDQFKQINSE; encoded by the coding sequence ATGTCGATGGGAGCGTACGACGACGACGAACACGAGCGGCGTGAGCGCAAGAACGCCGAGGTCGACCTGTCGGAGGACGACGACCGAACGACCTACGAAGGCGACGTCTCTTACGACGGTGGCGAGTCGACCGACGAGCTACTCGACCAGTTCAAACAGATCAACTCCGAGTAG
- a CDS encoding cold-shock protein produces the protein MANGKVDFFNDTGGYGFISTEDADEDVFFHMEDVGGPDLEEGQEVEFDIEQADKGPRATNLVRN, from the coding sequence ATGGCAAACGGTAAGGTTGACTTCTTCAACGACACTGGCGGCTACGGTTTCATCTCGACTGAGGACGCGGACGAGGACGTGTTCTTCCACATGGAAGACGTCGGCGGTCCGGACCTCGAAGAGGGACAGGAAGTGGAGTTCGACATCGAACAGGCCGACAAGGGCCCCCGCGCGACGAACCTCGTCCGCAACTAA
- a CDS encoding DUF7530 family protein — MSGESPHPDYGETWVYESIVGALPGINLPTWAALAIQLVVFETAVIAMAWYYDVWNAAIAATAVIFVATVGSVEMLRISTLIRRIDVPPTYRALLFSSNMEVVLSVLAYIAMLTHLFVFDPKVADTPLVQTLFGPDPPVLVVYLTLLILWDVCYRIGTGWWASVTGLWRSLRFQFDPQTARVFVRADLETWGFGVLQLVLVPFVLDQRVLLAALLAHVAAVTVVTGLSVALLHVRSRTPDATRS; from the coding sequence ATGAGCGGCGAGAGCCCCCACCCCGACTACGGCGAGACCTGGGTGTACGAGAGCATCGTCGGGGCGCTGCCGGGGATCAATCTGCCGACGTGGGCGGCACTGGCGATCCAGCTCGTCGTCTTCGAGACGGCCGTGATCGCGATGGCGTGGTACTACGACGTCTGGAACGCCGCCATCGCGGCGACGGCCGTGATCTTCGTCGCCACCGTCGGCAGCGTGGAGATGCTGCGCATCAGCACGCTCATCCGCCGGATCGACGTCCCGCCGACCTACCGGGCGCTGCTGTTCTCCTCGAACATGGAGGTCGTGCTGTCCGTGCTGGCCTACATCGCGATGCTGACCCACCTGTTCGTCTTCGACCCGAAGGTCGCCGACACGCCGCTGGTGCAGACGCTGTTCGGGCCGGACCCGCCCGTGCTCGTGGTGTATCTCACCCTGCTCATCCTCTGGGACGTCTGTTACCGCATCGGCACCGGCTGGTGGGCCAGCGTCACCGGGCTCTGGCGGTCGCTGCGCTTCCAGTTCGACCCACAGACCGCGCGGGTGTTCGTCCGGGCGGACCTGGAGACGTGGGGCTTCGGCGTCCTGCAGCTCGTGTTGGTCCCGTTCGTGCTGGACCAGCGGGTGCTGCTGGCGGCGCTTTTGGCCCACGTCGCAGCCGTCACGGTGGTGACGGGGCTCTCCGTGGCGCTGCTACACGTCCGGTCGAGAACTCCCGACGCTACTCGGAGTTGA
- a CDS encoding archaellin/type IV pilin N-terminal domain-containing protein, with translation MYRRETAGRDERGQVGIGTLIVFIAMVLVAAIAAGVLINTSGYLQSSALSTGQESSDSTTNRVQVVSATGSSLSDNEVGVVELVVKKSPGAGNVDLGQATIQWVGPSGSYYQLAENGADGSPDGRFAVSAVQDDDSSVPVLDDAADRFTITLDLGDADTLDNADTFGEELAEGETATLRITTTSGAVTIKRIVVPETLSGSSAVSV, from the coding sequence ATGTATCGACGCGAAACCGCGGGCCGGGACGAGCGCGGCCAGGTCGGCATCGGCACGCTGATCGTGTTCATCGCGATGGTGCTGGTCGCGGCCATCGCGGCCGGCGTCCTCATCAACACCTCGGGCTACCTCCAGAGCTCGGCGCTTTCGACCGGCCAGGAGTCCAGCGACTCGACGACCAACCGCGTGCAGGTCGTCAGCGCGACCGGGAGCTCGCTCTCGGACAACGAGGTCGGCGTCGTCGAGCTCGTCGTCAAGAAGAGCCCCGGCGCGGGCAACGTCGACCTCGGGCAGGCGACGATCCAGTGGGTCGGTCCCAGCGGCTCGTACTACCAGCTCGCGGAGAACGGGGCCGACGGCAGCCCCGACGGTCGGTTCGCCGTCTCGGCGGTCCAGGACGACGACAGCTCGGTGCCGGTGCTCGACGACGCCGCCGACCGCTTCACGATCACGCTGGACCTCGGGGACGCGGACACGCTCGACAACGCCGACACCTTCGGCGAGGAACTCGCCGAGGGCGAGACGGCGACGCTCCGCATCACGACCACCTCCGGTGCGGTGACGATCAAGCGGATCGTGGTCCCCGAGACGCTGTCGGGCAGCTCGGCCGTCTCGGTCTGA